A window of Ruminiclostridium herbifermentans genomic DNA:
TATCTGCAGACGTCCTTTCCTAGTAAGTTCAAAAGCTTGGCGAATTATTTCGTAGCTTAATCCGTCAACTTTTATATCCATTTGTATTGAAGTAATTCCTTCAGTTGTTCCTGCAACCTTGAAATCCATATCTCCAAAGAAATCCTCTATACCTTGGATATCCATAAATGTAACAAAATTATCTGGATTGTCTTCATCAGTAACTAATCCAGCAGAAATACCTGCAACTGGTGCTTTTATAGGAACACCTGCATCCATTAACGCTAATGTACTTCCGCAAACACTTCCTTGTGAAGTAGATCCATTTGACATTAAGACCTCAGAAACTAGTCTGAAAGCATAAGGAAATTCTTTTTCAGATGGAAGTACTGGAACCAAGGATCTTTCTGCTAATGCACCATGCCCTATTTCTCTACGTCCAGGTCCTCTTGAAGTCTTTGCTTCTCCAACACTATAGCCTGGGAAATTATAATGATGCATGTATCTCTTTGTTTCTTCTGTATCTATACCATCCATCTTCTGAACATCACCCATTGCTCCAAGGGTACAAGTAGTTAATACTTGTGTTTGACCCCTTTGGAATAGACCTGAACCATGAGTTCTTGGAAGTATACCTACTTCAGCACTTAGTGGTCTAATTTCATCAAGGCGTCTTCCATCGACACGTCTTCCTTCTTTTAAAATATATTCACGTACTACTTTCTTTTGAAGCTTGTACATACATTCATTTATTTTAGCCTGCATATCAGGATATTGTTCAGCAAGAGCAGCTTGAATTTCTTCTGTTAAAGCTGTTACTTTTAAATCTCTTTCCTGCTTATCAACTGCTAACACAGCTGTACGCATTTTTTCATAACCCAATTCCATTACAACTGCAAATAAATCTTCAGGTACTGCTGCTGACTCATATTGGAATTTTGGCTTACCTACTTCTTTTACTATATTATCAATAAATTCACAAATTTCCTTAATTACTTCATGACCTTTTTTGCAAGCATCAAGCATTACATCATCAGGAACCATTTCTGCTCCTGCTTCAATCATAACAATTTTTTCCTTTGAGGCTGCAAGTGTAACATACATTTTGCTCTTTTCACGCTGTTCTTCATTTGGATTAATAATTACTTCACCGTCTATTAATCCTAAAACAATACCAGCAGTTGGTCCATTAAAAGGTATATCAGATATACATAATGCTATTGAAGCACCAATCATAGATGCTACTTCAGGCGAATTGTCCTGTTCAACTGACATAACAGTACTAATGACAGTTACATCATTTCTTAAATCCTTTGGAAATAGTGGTCTGATTTGTCGGTCAATTACTCTTGATGTAAGAATAGCCTTATCTGTAGGCTTTCCTTCTCTTTTTGTGAAACCACCAGGAATCTTACCTACTGAATATAATCGTTCTTCATAATCAACACTAAGTGGAAAGAAATCAATACCTTCTCTTGGTGCCTGTGACGCTGTAGCAGTACATAATACTACTGTATCACCATATTTTACAAGTGCCGCTCCATTTGCTAATTGAGCTAACTTTCCTGTTTCAACAGTAAGGGTTCTTCCAGCTAGTTCCATACTAAATGTTCTAAACATGTTACTCCTCCTATGTTTTATAGTTCTTATAAGCTATTTAAAAACTATAGACATGTAGCATGTAGATTCTGCGTCAAATCGAAATTTGGCGTACAATCTACCTTCTACCGTCCATAGTTATATGCTGTTATACTTTAGTCTTGTTAGTATTATTTCAATAATCTGCTTATCTTATAATTTTGAATTTTATTAAATATTTCCACATACACAAAACCCTTATTATAACATAGAGCATTAAAATAGGCAAGCTGTAAGCCTGCCTACTTCAAAATCATTATTTTCTTAGACCTAGCTTTTCATTAATTGCACGATATCTTTCAATATCAGTTTTCATAAGATAGTTCTGTAAACCTCTTCTAGCACCAACCATCTTAAGAAGACCTCTTCTTGAATGGTGATCCTTCTTGTGAATTCTCAAGTGTTCATTGAGGTGGTTGATTCTTTCTGTAAGAATAGCAATCTGAACCTCTGGTGAACCAGTATCACCTTCGTGCAACTGATACTTTGCAATAATTTCTTGTTTTGTTTCCTTAACCATGTTTTACCTCCAAAATAATAATATTTTAATCGCCATAAACCAGGTAATTGGACGGAGAACCCAAAAACGTAGTTTATGGTTAAAGCACTAAGAAATAATATTAAATGTATAAGGATTTAACATATTCCTAATGCAATTTGTACTCAAGTATCTTAGCACATTTTTTGATTATTGTAAATAAATAGTTTTATTAAAATTTAGAAGCAACGCAATAATTACCACTTGATATTGCAGTTATTTTAGTAAAAAACTAATTTTAATTCTACCACACTAAAAGATTTTTATGTGCTAAGTTCAAGTTATTATATAGTACCATTTTATTTCTAATTATATTATTGTTTGTATATTATTGTTTGTATATTATTGTTTGTAAATTATTGTTATTAAATACCTGTTTGTATATTATTGCCTTTTTGTAAATATATTTGTAAAAGTGAATATTTTATATGGTATAAATATCAATAGTTTATTATAATTAGCATGTGTTAATTAGTATTCATAACTTAAATTAATACTCAACATATATTTTTGCCGTAAGTCGGCGTGGAGGTTAGCTTAAATATACTATTCCATAGTATTAAAAAAGTTGCGTACCTCCACGATGCTATATCAAATTTTTTTGCCGTAAGTCGGCGTGGAGGTTATTATGAATGAAAATTCTGTTCTTTTAAGAAAAATTGCTGATAATGTTGAAAAAGTTATTGTCGGAAAAAGAAATGCAATAGAACTAACCCTGATAGCTCTAATTTCCAATGGTCATATTTTGTTAGAGGATGTTCCTGGTGTTGGTAAAACCAGTCTTGTATCGGCATTAGCTAAATCTATTTCTGCTTCATTCTCTAGAATACAATTTACTCCAGACGTTCTCCCTTCTGACATAACAGGATTTTCTATTTATAATCAGAAAAAAGGTGAGTTTGAATACAGACCCGGTAGTGCTATGTGTCAGATATTATTAGCTGATGAAATTAACAGAACCTCTCCAAAAACCCAATCAAGTTTGTTAGAAATTATGGAAGAAAAGCAAGTTACTGTTGACGGCACTACATACAAGCTTCCGAAACCTTTTATGGTTTTAGCAACGCAAAATCCTATAGATTATATAGGTACTTATCCACTTCCAGAAGCACAAATGGATCGTTTCTTTCTGAAAATATCACTAGGCTATCCAGAAGCAGGTGAAGAAGCATATATATTAACTAGATTCTTACAGGACAATCCATTAGAGACATTAAAACCTGTTGCTGACAGTTCTGATATTATAAATATGCAAAATGAAGTTAAGCAAGTACATATTGATAATACACTCAAAAGTTATGTTGTTGAAATAGTAAACTTAACTAGGAGAAATGATTTTATTGCTCTTGGTTCAAGTCCAAGAGGTTCACTTGCTGTTTGTCGTGCCGCACAGGCTTGGGCATATTACAATGGTAGAGATCATGTGCTACCTGAAGATATTAAAAAAATGCTTTTGCCTACACTTTGCCACCGAATTTTATTAAAACAGGAAGCAAAGCTGAAGAAAATGTCCGCTATAGATATACTAACTTCAATTATAGAAAAAGTGTATATACCATTAGTGGAAAAAGTTTAAAGAAAATAGTCACCGAAAATATCTGTTAATTTTAAAGGCAAATCATGTTAGATAAATCACTTTTAAATTGAGATAGTTCTGCTTTTCATCTGAAAAGTTGGATTAAAAATAATTATATGAATTGTTTGATGGGACAGATTACTAAAAAGAATGGGAAACGGGCAAAATTATGAAAAAAAATAGAATTACATTTATTTTCTTGTTTTTGTTATCAATAATATTTAAATATAGCTTTGGCGGCTTTGTTCCCTCCTTCTTTTTTAATACTCTTTTAACGCTGCTATTTGCTTCAATTGGCTATACCATCTATGTATATATAAGAATAAAATTTATTCAAGATATTGAAAAGCGAATAATTGTAAAGGGTGAAAGTCTTAAATTAATTGTAAAGCTTTACAACGAAGACTTTTTAATATTTCCTTATGTATTTGTATCGTTTTTTGGCTCACATTCACATTTTAACGCTGAAAGTTATTCTCAAAGCCTTGCTATTACCCCATTCTCAAAGAAAGAGTTTGTCTTTGATATGGAATGCAAATATAGAGGTCAATATGAAATAGGTATAAGTGATATATACATAGAGGATTTTTTAGGACTTATCAGATTAAAATATAAAATTCCTGAAACAAAAAAGATTATAGTCTATCCAAATATTGTATACCTAAGTAAATTTGATATATTTTCGAATAGTTGTTCAGACTCACAAAACTTTTCATTAGGTATAGTTGAGGATGTAAATAATATAAAGGATTTAAGAAATTATACGTACGGTGACAGCCTAAGAAGAATTCACTGGAAACAAACTGCAAAAAACAACCAGCTAATGGTTAAAAATTATCAAAGCACAACAGACGTAAATTTAAACATACTATTGGACTTAAGGCATGGCAAGTACTCAGAAGATATAAACATTATTATCGAAGACAAATTAATAGAAGCTGTTATTTCCGTTGTACATTATTATTTATTCAAAAATGTAGCTATAAATTATATCTATTTCGATCAAAAGCTTGAGGTCTTAAAAGCTGCGAATCAAGCTGAGTTTGATTTAATTTACAAAACATTATCTTCTGTAGAATTCAAACAGCAAGTTTCTTTAGCTGATATTGTAAAGTTGCATTATGAAAGCCGAAACAACTTGAATGATATGATTATTTTTACAAGTAATCTAGATATTGATTTATATAATGAAATTTATAATGCACAGATGTCAAATCATTCTATATGTCTTATTTATGTTTCTCCAAGAACGCTAGTTAACGAAAAAAATGACATAATAGATGAAATTCTTGACAATTTACCTGAAATTGGTGTGCGAGCATATACTATCAATCCAGATGATAACTTAAATGCTATACTTGGAGGTTAGAAACTTATGTTGCGAGAAAAAAAACTTAGCTTTTTAGCAAATTTAATCCTTGTTATGCTCATGGCCTCAAGTATTTGTCAAACTTTATATACTTCGTTATTTATGACAACTAATTTAAGTGTGAAAATATTCTTATTAGTTGTAGGGTTTACTTTGCTATTCTATGTAATGTTCAGAAACAAAATAACTACAATAGTATCCGGCATAGTATTTTGCATTATCTCAATAATAGGATTACTTTATATTATTTACGGTATTGGTGTTACAAATGCAGCAAATTGGATAAAAAACTATTCTAATTGGTTTATTGATGTTGTTAATGGATTTACTAATGGAAGTTCGATTTTATATATTAATATAGTTTTGATTTCTCTTTCATTTTTGATTACACTATTTACTTTTATTTTTACATTAAAGGTTTACAATTTTTATTTTCTCACACTCATGCTCTTTAGTGTGTTTTATTTCCAATTACAACTTGATATTTTTGTGAGTAATATTTCTTTCATTCTATTTATATTTTCTTTTTTATTGTATTACTTCTTCAATGTGTTAATGAAAAGAAGTCTACAATCTTCTTATGATATAGGTAATAAACTATTGTACCTTATTTGTATTTTGCCTATTTGTCTATTTGTAATAGCTTTTAGTTTATCTCTACCCATTAATGACAAAAGAATTGAATTTCCATGGCTTGATTCTAAATTGGATTTTGCTATATCTTATTTTGTTGATAATGAAAGATCAGACTTTGAATATTTTTCATTTAAGGCAACTGGATTTGGGAAAAAAGGCAGATTAGGAGGAAATATAAAGTTAAGTAAAACTCATGTAATGAATGTTAAATCAGAGTCCTCCAAATTATATCTTAAGGCATCCTCAAAAGCATTTTATAATGGGTATAGCTGGTATGATAACGATAATCAGTTAACACAGCTTGGAGTATCAAACAATAATTACTCTATGCAAATTAATCAAGATGCTGAAGAATTTATCAACGGAATTTATA
This region includes:
- a CDS encoding AAA family ATPase, encoding MNENSVLLRKIADNVEKVIVGKRNAIELTLIALISNGHILLEDVPGVGKTSLVSALAKSISASFSRIQFTPDVLPSDITGFSIYNQKKGEFEYRPGSAMCQILLADEINRTSPKTQSSLLEIMEEKQVTVDGTTYKLPKPFMVLATQNPIDYIGTYPLPEAQMDRFFLKISLGYPEAGEEAYILTRFLQDNPLETLKPVADSSDIINMQNEVKQVHIDNTLKSYVVEIVNLTRRNDFIALGSSPRGSLAVCRAAQAWAYYNGRDHVLPEDIKKMLLPTLCHRILLKQEAKLKKMSAIDILTSIIEKVYIPLVEKV
- a CDS encoding DUF58 domain-containing protein; the protein is MKKNRITFIFLFLLSIIFKYSFGGFVPSFFFNTLLTLLFASIGYTIYVYIRIKFIQDIEKRIIVKGESLKLIVKLYNEDFLIFPYVFVSFFGSHSHFNAESYSQSLAITPFSKKEFVFDMECKYRGQYEIGISDIYIEDFLGLIRLKYKIPETKKIIVYPNIVYLSKFDIFSNSCSDSQNFSLGIVEDVNNIKDLRNYTYGDSLRRIHWKQTAKNNQLMVKNYQSTTDVNLNILLDLRHGKYSEDINIIIEDKLIEAVISVVHYYLFKNVAINYIYFDQKLEVLKAANQAEFDLIYKTLSSVEFKQQVSLADIVKLHYESRNNLNDMIIFTSNLDIDLYNEIYNAQMSNHSICLIYVSPRTLVNEKNDIIDEILDNLPEIGVRAYTINPDDNLNAILGG
- the rpsO gene encoding 30S ribosomal protein S15, which produces MVKETKQEIIAKYQLHEGDTGSPEVQIAILTERINHLNEHLRIHKKDHHSRRGLLKMVGARRGLQNYLMKTDIERYRAINEKLGLRK
- a CDS encoding polyribonucleotide nucleotidyltransferase — translated: MFRTFSMELAGRTLTVETGKLAQLANGAALVKYGDTVVLCTATASQAPREGIDFFPLSVDYEERLYSVGKIPGGFTKREGKPTDKAILTSRVIDRQIRPLFPKDLRNDVTVISTVMSVEQDNSPEVASMIGASIALCISDIPFNGPTAGIVLGLIDGEVIINPNEEQREKSKMYVTLAASKEKIVMIEAGAEMVPDDVMLDACKKGHEVIKEICEFIDNIVKEVGKPKFQYESAAVPEDLFAVVMELGYEKMRTAVLAVDKQERDLKVTALTEEIQAALAEQYPDMQAKINECMYKLQKKVVREYILKEGRRVDGRRLDEIRPLSAEVGILPRTHGSGLFQRGQTQVLTTCTLGAMGDVQKMDGIDTEETKRYMHHYNFPGYSVGEAKTSRGPGRREIGHGALAERSLVPVLPSEKEFPYAFRLVSEVLMSNGSTSQGSVCGSTLALMDAGVPIKAPVAGISAGLVTDEDNPDNFVTFMDIQGIEDFFGDMDFKVAGTTEGITSIQMDIKVDGLSYEIIRQAFELTRKGRLQIINDVILKAIPAPKKELSQYAPKIITTYINPEKIRDVIGPSGKMINKIIAETGVKIDIEDDGRVYILTSDADAAQKALRIIQGIAKDIEPGEIYMGKVVRITTFGAFVEILPGKDGLVHISKLDSKRVDKVEDVVNIGDELLVKVMEIDKQGRINLSHKDALSENN